From Ignavibacteriota bacterium, the proteins below share one genomic window:
- a CDS encoding prolyl oligopeptidase family serine peptidase — protein MAGRISSLPARAVALLLVFLCARAAASAAPDTTAFHVLQRAGITGTHTDYHGYDCCNFTFEGREAKIVVPKRAAPGHPWLWRARFWGHEPQAELVLLEKGFHLVYCDVSELFGNAEAIGIWDRFSAKLIAAGLSRRAALMGFSRGGLYVYLYALAFPDRVSCVYADAPSLDFKSWPGYKDAGKGKHPLWELFKQEFGLRTDEEAIAWRGNPLDRAAEIAAAGYPMLHICGDADMTVPISENTDPFEMKILAAGGRITVIRKPGVGHHPHSLIDPAPIVGFILKATAERH, from the coding sequence ATGGCCGGCAGGATATCTTCCCTGCCTGCCCGTGCGGTCGCGCTCCTGCTGGTGTTCCTCTGCGCACGTGCGGCAGCGTCTGCGGCACCGGACACCACCGCCTTCCATGTCCTCCAACGCGCCGGGATCACCGGCACGCACACGGACTATCATGGCTACGACTGCTGCAACTTCACCTTTGAAGGGCGCGAGGCGAAGATCGTTGTGCCGAAACGCGCGGCCCCCGGGCACCCGTGGCTCTGGCGCGCAAGGTTCTGGGGACATGAACCGCAGGCAGAGCTTGTGTTGCTGGAGAAGGGATTTCATCTGGTGTACTGCGACGTCTCGGAACTATTCGGCAACGCAGAGGCCATCGGGATCTGGGACAGGTTCTCTGCAAAGCTCATAGCGGCGGGACTTTCGCGACGCGCAGCGCTCATGGGGTTCAGCCGGGGAGGGCTGTACGTGTATCTCTATGCGCTCGCCTTCCCCGACCGCGTCAGCTGCGTCTATGCCGATGCACCATCACTGGACTTCAAAAGCTGGCCCGGATACAAGGATGCGGGGAAAGGAAAACATCCGTTGTGGGAGTTGTTCAAGCAGGAATTCGGGCTGCGTACGGATGAGGAAGCGATCGCCTGGAGGGGCAACCCACTCGACCGCGCGGCGGAGATCGCCGCGGCCGGCTATCCGATGCTCCACATCTGCGGCGATGCCGATATGACGGTGCCCATCAGCGAGAACACCGATCCCTTCGAGATGAAGATCCTCGCGGCCGGCGGACGCATCACGGTGATCCGCAAGCCCGGCGTCGGGCATCATCCGCACAGCCTGATCGACCCCGCCCCGATCGTCGGGTTCATCCTGAAGGCAACAGCAGAGAGGCACTGA
- a CDS encoding EamA family transporter: MPWFLLATISALLSAGAAVLQKKSLLQTRALPFAFVLSFFIMVFSAVFLTGVDVLAVPPGVLALLVGKSLIGGTAFLCVMMSLERGQISTVLPLMGLTPAVTAVLSFLLIGETMAITEWLGLGMMMTGLYLLEWTPDRRGSWVERVRTILTERRLIILALVLFAVSSVADKMLVSTHRTDPRLVLVYQHVVFCVLFGGMLVIRNVPAGEVVRQTKQQLPLFLVIAVITIAYRYAQLEATRLAPVALVLAVKRTSILYASLLGGKIFADDRLRVRLLGAGLIVAAGFVILRNVG; encoded by the coding sequence ATGCCCTGGTTCCTGCTTGCTACGATCTCCGCGTTGCTCTCTGCCGGCGCAGCCGTGCTGCAGAAGAAGAGCCTCCTGCAGACCCGGGCCCTGCCGTTCGCTTTCGTCCTGTCATTCTTCATCATGGTCTTCTCCGCCGTGTTCCTCACCGGCGTGGACGTGCTTGCCGTGCCCCCCGGCGTGCTCGCGCTCCTGGTGGGCAAAAGCCTTATCGGCGGCACTGCATTTCTCTGCGTGATGATGTCGCTGGAAAGGGGACAGATCAGCACGGTCCTGCCGCTCATGGGACTGACACCGGCCGTCACGGCGGTCCTGTCGTTCCTCCTGATCGGGGAGACGATGGCGATCACCGAGTGGTTGGGGCTTGGCATGATGATGACGGGTCTCTATCTTCTGGAGTGGACGCCGGACCGGAGGGGGTCGTGGGTGGAGCGGGTGCGGACGATCCTGACCGAGCGCCGGCTGATCATTCTGGCGTTGGTGCTCTTTGCCGTGTCGTCTGTCGCCGACAAGATGCTCGTGAGTACGCACAGGACCGACCCGCGCCTCGTGCTTGTCTACCAGCACGTGGTCTTCTGTGTGTTGTTCGGAGGTATGCTGGTGATACGGAACGTCCCTGCGGGAGAGGTCGTCCGCCAGACGAAGCAACAGCTTCCGCTGTTCCTCGTCATCGCCGTGATAACGATCGCCTATCGATACGCACAACTTGAGGCCACGCGGCTTGCGCCGGTAGCGCTGGTGCTTGCGGTGAAGCGGACGTCGATACTGTATGCGTCGCTCCTCGGGGGGAAGATCTTTGCCGATGACCGTCTGCGCGTCCGGCTTCTCGGTGCCGGCCTCATCGTTGCAGCAGGATTCGTCATCCTCCGGAACGTCGGCTGA
- a CDS encoding TonB-dependent receptor, producing MKRIHSIALCAFLLVAVRGIVRSADAEALVLSGRLTDGETGLPVAGAHLVVRETGRMTASDSTGSFVIPLPRAGRYTLTVRHVAYVMVERSILVPRDAPMPVHISLTRGTVQAEEVVVRSTRVSGSQASTPFPVAVPGAAEMSRPAMPTVPDALAMVPGIALARDGSWETSLSVRGMGRTGVVTMVDDARIETSTDLAGPLSLIALHDLERVEVVKGPASSLDGTGALGGSVHFISKRPAFTDHPQLGGQYIADVASVNGAAGQYLALEGGAGPVAARLSGGRRIARNTRTPGGPLENSGYTDFSLSGALGVELFAGHALFVNYQRVQGEDAGIPGGAAIAAPARATYTLARRELLAVEYRAANVSSFLPLLTFRAAHQQIARNVEIIQSPALTLTPHAVHTTKSAQTEVRLLPAAHLLVTAGAEVWQRALESWRERRQVLAGVITGERPLPMSRFLSAGVFAQGEWEIDPDHVTATFGARHDWIRVQNDEVWSPEYVISAGVKQDPAPGSRMLWGARSARDASWSANAGVVYSPFAGVDVTALCATAFRSPSLEERYDFIDLGTYVRLGNPDLHAEQSVSVNTGVRFTGAGLRAQADCFLNGLTDMVAELPGTFEGRRAYIRANIGRARLYGYEVSLEQRPVRWGTVAVTLASVRGEDLVHHTALPQIPPWSGTVMLGGTLPGAGSITLTAAWAARQGTPGGDETATPGYVVLDADLAAAPLEIAGTSFALRAGVRNIFDRDYRLHLSTLRGVVRSEPGRNLVIAASVTF from the coding sequence GTGAAACGGATCCACAGCATAGCGCTCTGTGCATTCCTCCTCGTTGCCGTACGTGGCATCGTGCGATCTGCAGATGCGGAAGCACTCGTGCTCTCCGGCCGCCTCACCGATGGCGAGACGGGACTCCCCGTGGCGGGTGCGCACCTCGTCGTCCGGGAGACCGGCCGCATGACCGCATCGGATAGTACGGGCAGCTTTGTGATACCGTTGCCACGCGCCGGACGCTATACACTCACGGTGCGCCACGTCGCGTACGTGATGGTGGAGCGGAGCATTCTCGTGCCGCGTGATGCGCCCATGCCGGTCCATATCTCGCTTACCCGCGGTACGGTCCAGGCGGAAGAGGTCGTGGTCCGATCAACCCGTGTGTCCGGGTCGCAGGCCTCCACACCGTTCCCCGTTGCCGTGCCCGGTGCCGCGGAAATGTCCAGGCCGGCAATGCCAACCGTCCCCGATGCGCTCGCCATGGTCCCGGGCATCGCGCTCGCGCGCGATGGGTCGTGGGAGACATCATTGAGTGTCCGTGGCATGGGGCGCACGGGCGTCGTGACGATGGTCGATGACGCACGTATCGAAACGTCCACCGATCTTGCCGGCCCGCTGTCCCTGATCGCTTTGCATGACCTCGAACGTGTTGAGGTCGTCAAAGGCCCGGCATCGAGCCTCGATGGTACGGGCGCTCTTGGTGGCAGCGTACACTTCATCTCGAAACGGCCGGCGTTCACGGACCACCCGCAGCTCGGTGGCCAGTACATCGCCGATGTCGCTTCGGTGAATGGTGCTGCCGGACAGTACCTTGCGCTCGAAGGAGGAGCCGGACCCGTCGCCGCCCGCCTCAGCGGCGGCCGCCGCATCGCACGCAATACCCGTACACCCGGCGGACCGCTGGAGAATTCGGGGTATACGGATTTCAGCCTCAGCGGTGCCCTCGGTGTCGAACTCTTCGCGGGCCATGCGCTCTTCGTGAACTATCAGCGTGTGCAGGGTGAGGATGCAGGCATCCCGGGGGGAGCTGCCATCGCCGCGCCAGCGCGTGCGACCTATACGCTCGCGCGACGAGAACTCCTGGCCGTGGAGTACCGCGCAGCGAACGTCTCGTCTTTTCTTCCGCTCCTTACCTTCCGCGCTGCACATCAGCAGATCGCACGGAACGTCGAGATCATCCAGTCGCCGGCGCTCACCCTGACACCGCATGCCGTTCATACCACGAAAAGTGCGCAGACCGAAGTCCGGCTGCTTCCCGCAGCGCACCTCCTCGTGACCGCGGGAGCAGAGGTCTGGCAACGTGCGCTCGAGAGCTGGCGGGAACGGAGGCAAGTACTTGCCGGCGTCATCACCGGTGAACGCCCCTTGCCGATGTCGCGATTCCTGAGTGCAGGAGTGTTCGCCCAGGGGGAATGGGAGATCGATCCGGACCATGTGACCGCAACATTCGGTGCCCGGCACGACTGGATCCGTGTGCAGAACGATGAGGTCTGGTCGCCGGAATACGTCATCAGCGCCGGTGTGAAGCAAGACCCTGCGCCGGGAAGCCGGATGCTGTGGGGCGCGCGCTCCGCCCGTGATGCCTCATGGAGTGCGAATGCAGGAGTCGTCTATAGCCCCTTCGCGGGGGTGGATGTGACAGCGTTGTGTGCCACGGCGTTCCGTTCACCATCGCTTGAGGAGCGCTATGACTTCATCGACCTCGGGACGTACGTCCGGCTCGGAAACCCCGACCTTCACGCAGAACAGAGCGTCAGCGTGAATACCGGGGTCCGCTTCACCGGAGCCGGGTTGCGTGCACAGGCGGATTGTTTCCTGAACGGCCTCACGGACATGGTCGCGGAACTTCCCGGGACGTTCGAAGGACGGCGCGCGTACATCCGGGCGAACATCGGCAGGGCGCGCCTCTATGGCTATGAAGTGAGTCTTGAGCAGAGGCCCGTGCGTTGGGGGACGGTGGCGGTAACGCTCGCCTCCGTGCGGGGAGAGGACCTCGTGCATCATACGGCGCTGCCGCAGATACCGCCGTGGAGCGGAACGGTGATGCTCGGTGGGACTCTGCCGGGTGCAGGCAGCATCACGCTGACCGCTGCCTGGGCGGCGCGGCAGGGGACGCCCGGGGGCGATGAGACCGCCACGCCCGGCTATGTGGTCCTCGATGCCGATCTTGCGGCCGCTCCGTTGGAGATCGCAGGTACCTCGTTCGCCCTGCGGGCCGGAGTGCGGAACATCTTCGACCGCGACTATCGCCTCCACCTGTCGACGCTCCGCGGGGTGGTCCGCTCTGAGCCGGGCAGGAACCTGGTCATCGCAGCATCCGTCACCTTCTGA
- a CDS encoding redox-sensing transcriptional repressor Rex, translating to MKNGKKKAPAPVIRRLSTYHHILLGLKHREIHRISSNLLAELLEFKPIQVRKDLQLAGLVGRPRTGFEVDEMERAIREFLGWSLESKAVLFGMGNLGSALLNYPWREDHGLRFIGAFETQPDRSNILVNNVPIFHLSYFPEFAREHKIDIGVIAVPADDAQDVADMIAAAGVMGIWNFSHTHLRTRQGMSVENALFTQSLAILTRRLVESRVADGAAEE from the coding sequence ATGAAAAATGGAAAGAAGAAGGCCCCGGCCCCGGTAATCCGCAGATTGTCCACGTACCATCATATCCTTCTGGGGCTGAAACACCGCGAAATTCACAGAATTTCCAGTAATCTGTTAGCCGAACTCCTGGAGTTCAAGCCCATTCAGGTCCGCAAAGACCTCCAGCTTGCCGGACTCGTCGGACGCCCCAGAACCGGGTTCGAAGTCGATGAGATGGAACGGGCGATCAGAGAGTTCCTCGGCTGGTCGCTCGAAAGCAAGGCCGTCCTCTTCGGCATGGGCAACCTCGGGAGCGCCCTCCTCAATTATCCATGGCGCGAGGATCACGGCCTGCGCTTCATTGGCGCATTCGAGACACAGCCCGACCGTTCGAACATCCTCGTCAACAACGTCCCGATCTTCCATCTCTCCTATTTCCCCGAGTTCGCGCGCGAGCACAAGATCGATATCGGTGTGATCGCTGTTCCGGCGGATGACGCACAGGACGTTGCCGATATGATCGCCGCGGCGGGCGTGATGGGGATCTGGAATTTCTCTCACACACATCTGAGAACACGGCAGGGCATGAGCGTCGAGAACGCGCTCTTCACGCAAAGCCTCGCCATCCTGACACGCCGGCTCGTTGAATCGCGCGTCGCAGACGGGGCCGCGGAAGAGTGA
- a CDS encoding NAD(P)H-dependent oxidoreductase subunit E translates to MDAPETVSRELQEIDAVITKNRGRHGELLSILEESQVLNERQYLSEEVLNHIAMRTGVPLSRIYNVVTFYSFFNLHPQGKHKITVCRGTACHTKGSKALLSDIGLILNCTRGMEDAEADYTTPDGQFTISTVACFGQCAMAPVVAIDGVIHSNVTAATLQKLVSKITKRRAK, encoded by the coding sequence ATGGACGCACCAGAAACAGTATCCCGGGAACTGCAGGAGATCGATGCGGTCATCACGAAGAACCGGGGCCGTCACGGAGAACTACTGAGCATCCTCGAAGAATCGCAGGTCCTGAACGAGCGCCAGTATCTTTCCGAGGAGGTCCTGAATCACATCGCCATGCGCACCGGTGTCCCCCTTTCCCGTATCTATAACGTCGTCACGTTCTACTCGTTCTTCAACCTGCACCCGCAGGGGAAGCACAAGATCACCGTGTGCCGTGGGACCGCATGCCACACCAAAGGGTCGAAGGCATTGTTGAGCGACATCGGCCTGATCCTCAACTGCACCAGGGGCATGGAGGACGCCGAAGCGGACTATACCACGCCTGACGGGCAGTTCACGATCTCCACCGTCGCGTGTTTCGGCCAATGCGCGATGGCACCCGTCGTCGCCATTGACGGCGTGATCCACAGCAACGTCACGGCAGCCACCCTCCAGAAACTTGTCAGCAAGATCACCAAGCGGAGGGCAAAGTAA